The Alnus glutinosa chromosome 10, dhAlnGlut1.1, whole genome shotgun sequence DNA window CGCGCGTGCGGGTTATGGCTTGCTTTTCCGGCTTCGCAAGGTGCCGATATGGACTTTCTGGAGGTCGTCCGTTGTTGGGGGGTTCCCGGAGTAGCCGAGTGTTCCGCACGCGCTTGGATTCTCCGGCTGTTTGTTTTCCTGTGCTTGTATTCTAGAGCTTTTCTTGCTTTGTTTGTAAATTCTTTCCCTGTTTCACAGTCTACCGGCctttggtagctgctttaagctaggGTTTTCCCTTGCTTTGTGATTAGAGGTTCTTTACCTCTACTCACTACCTTCGGCCGCCGGCCTTGTTTCAGCTTCGCCTACGGGCGTTTGTAATGCCTTCTTTTCTGTGATTTGTGTATGTTCTAATCATTGTAACCCTTTTGGGTGGTTTCCGGGCGTTTTGCTCCGGTAATGAAGAAGgtgtttgttcaaaaaaaaaaaaaaaacttttaaacaAGATGTGACACTTAAAAGTTTAGAGCATAAAGATCACAAATTCAACTATTACATAAAGATCACACATATAGCAAAGAGTTAAGGACATATTTACAGCCATTGCTTGCTCATACAGAAGAGCAAATAAGTTCAACAtaatacaaaatcaaataacCCACAACACAATTGGATAAAAACCACAACATCAAGCATACAGCAGTCAGCAGCAACATCAGGATTCAGGACAACCAAAGTAGCAGAAACAGGAGTCCTAGGGCAACAACGTTGATAACCAGAGCCTTCTACAATGGGGAGTCATCCTAATGAAAGCCCACTGGAGTTGCTCACTCATCAACTCCTTCATTGCCTTACAATATACCTCATCAGGAAACTCCGGCGCCAGCTCGTTGAGCAAATCAACGCAGCGAGCCATTGGATGGTCTGATATGCCGGCGCTTTTGACACCCGACGAAGCCTTAAGCTGGTTGGTCTTGATAATTAGCTGCTCTGTTCTCGCCTTCGCCATTTCTGTAATCTCTTTGAACATGATGTAACGTTCCGCATCAACCATACTTTTAGAGCTCCTCAAAGATCTATTACTGACCCCCATTGATACGTCTGTCACACATTGCTTACCTTTACCTTTACTCTTCCGCTCACCGCTTCGTATATGGTGTGTGAGCACTTCTTCCTCCCGGAGAACATCCGTCACTTTGGAACGGTTGAAAACAATCCCTAATTGCTCGTAGTTGCGGCAACCTTCCTTGCGAAAGCGACATGCCTTTTTATTCACCTGTaccacaaattcaatgatggatttaaactttgttgtataaaaatgtataaATCGTAAGGATTAGATATTTACCCTCAAGTAACTTTGCCACTGTGCTTCCATGCCAACGACAGTATTGGAAATGGGATCCCACCCAAAACCAGTTTTATCTGTCAAGAGTTCTGAGAACTCTTTATGGTCAGTTCTTAGCTTATTGTATTTGGATTGCAGTTGGTCCAAAGTCCACTCCAGGTCTGTCAGCCCTAGCATTACGTTGTAAATTTCAGGCCAAGTCTTGCTGCCTACAGAGCCATGAGAAATGCCTCCACGGTCCACTGCTTGGACAAGTAGCCGCACGAAAATATCTTCATGATCTGGGCTCCATGTGTTCCCCTCCTCTCCCATGCTCTCTCGTTTACTCTATGTTACAGACAAGCAAGGTTTAACATATAACTAAAAATAGGAGATGTTTATTCTTTTTGCCAGAAAAAATCGACTAAAAATAGGAGCAGATTCACCGGCGGGAGGAAGTCGAGGAACAAGAAGAAGCTAGGGAACACCAGTCCTCTTCCAGCAATTCAACGGGTGACATGGGTAATGGCTTGTCGAAGAAGGAAGGGAGATAAAGACCCTTTAACCAGACTACTGTGCGGATGTAAAATCAGCCCTCACCTCAGTCAGAACACAAGGCCCAAAATGGGTTTTCAAATCTTTTGGCAGAGGCCGGTGAAGGTCAGTAAAGAAGAGTAATTGCACATGGATTAGACCGTTTCTTTACCTTGAAATGTTTCAAAAATGTCATTTATAAAGAAAGTGATATGGTAGAGCATTATTATCAGCTTTTCTACAAGGGTTCTGTTccctaaaatttaggaaaaatttttaaaaggtcaaaaaaattattccacaGCAGCTTTTCTATAATTATCTGTTCCCTAggaagtgaacagtgcttcccaatagGAAGTACTGTTCACCTcccatttaattgtttattctaaaactataatctctctcttactttatctctttcttttcttacttttaattaaagtaaaagtaacaaagtaatattttaatgatatagggaaaaatgaagggaatctgctgtggggtgttttttgataaggaagcaaaaagtaattttattccctacatttaagaaaaatgaagggaaagggaagggaagctgctaggaatgctcttactaggattatatttttcttaggtttttatttttgtatgttgtaaaaaaaatttaagcaaaaattgtattttgattttttgaagaacaaacatCTCTACAAAAATGAAGAACTCTTTTGTAAGGAAAATTTTTTATGCCTTGATAACATGCCACAATTTTaataaatgtcattttttaagtGTTTCAATGTAAATAAACGAtctaaattttgtaatttgagtATTTACAATTTCTTTATAATTGTAGAGGATCATAATCTCTACTTTCGAATTAAGATCGTCTACAATTATATGCTCGAACGGATAAGTGGTTGggcaacccaatttttatttggtcaggtaaaTCCTACAAGTGTTCTCTCATAACCATCTATCTGAATCATCTacaattcggacaaataattgtagacgatCTTGATCGCTACCTTCCTCTCTTCCTATCTCATGGCGATGGAAGGGTGATCGAATCCAACAGCTATGCTGAAAATCGAGCTGCTATTTTGGTCAACGCTTGTCTTTCAAAGGGCAGAAAAGGTCTTACACCAAAATCCTTCAGCTTGA harbors:
- the LOC133880247 gene encoding L10-interacting MYB domain-containing protein-like, with the protein product MGEEGNTWSPDHEDIFVRLLVQAVDRGGISHGSVGSKTWPEIYNVMLGLTDLEWTLDQLQSKYNKLRTDHKEFSELLTDKTGFGWDPISNTVVGMEAQWQSYLRVNKKACRFRKEGCRNYEQLGIVFNRSKVTDVLREEEVLTHHIRSGERKSKGKGKQCVTDVSMGVSNRSLRSSKSMVDAERYIMFKEITEMAKARTEQLIIKTNQLKASSGVKSAGISDHPMARCVDLLNELAPEFPDEVYCKAMKELMSEQLQWAFIRMTPHCRRLWLSTLLP